TTTCGCCACTGGATGAGCAGCAGCAAAATCTCGATTGATCACAATTTCTTGTGCCCCCCCTGGAAACCCTGTATTTTTACCATTAAACGTTGTTTCTGCGTCAGTTAATCCGTCATTTCCTGGCAAAGAAGTAAACGGAACCTCTAACCAAATTGTATCCTGCTCCGGTCTTAACATCGCAGAAATCCAATGAGGATTATAAGCATAAAATAAAATGGACTGCCCTTCTTGATACCGACGAATCCCGTCATCAAGCAGAGCTTCATAAACACTTTGCTCTTGTTCAACGGTTTCTTGCAATCCATACACTTCTATATGATGGTTGATGATGGATGCACACCCCCAACCGGGATTACATCCGGCTAAATTCGCTTTTCCATCTCCATCCCAGTCAAACAATTTAGCCAGATCTCGATCTTTTAATTGTCCCAGATTTGTAATTCCATATTCTTCAGCCGTTTTTTTATCAATTTGATAACCTCTAGCGCCAATGGGAACAAAAACTCCTAATTTTTGTATTTTTTCCTCGCCCCCTGCTTGGTCAAGCATACCGTCATGACTGGGACTATAGTAAACAACGCTGTAATCTAAATCGCCATTAGCTAGAGACAAATAAATTCCTGGATACTCCAATCGTTTCAGAGGTGCAATTTGATAACCGAGCTGTTCTAGGCCAATATTCACCACCTCGGTTTGAAAAATCTCATCCAGCCAGCTACCATGGGCGGAACGAATGGTTACGTCTGAGGGCGATAAGTTGCTCCTCGATAGTCTAGTCAGAGAACAGCCCGTTAATGCCATACTCAGAGATAAAATGGTAGAAATTAATAATGATTTTGACCCGATTTTTCCTCTCATGAATTTTAGATAATCTATACTTTTATTATTCCCCCGCAGCTTTCGCCTCTGCAATCCAGCGATCGAACTGCTCTTGATTTTCACTTACCCATTCTTGAGCTAAACGACGAATATCTTCAGGGGAATCTTCACCCTCTTTAATTCGTAAGCTCACTTGATCCATATCGGTTAGGGGAATTTGGACAATTTCAAACCAACGTTTAGCGATGGGATGATTCTCAGAAAAGGTTTTATTGACCACAATATTTTGTTTGCTTCCCGGAAATCCCAGATTTTTGCCGTTAAATGTAGTCTCTTCTGCGGTTAAATCACTCATTTCTCCTGGAAGAGAGGTAAATGGAACCTCTAACCAAACGACTTCTTTATCCGTTTGTAAAACTGCAAAGATCCAGTGAGGATTGTAGGCATAATATAAAATCGGTTTTCCTTCTTGATAACGAGCAATGGTATTAGCCAGAAGAGCAGTAAAATTTCCTCGATTCTGTTCTACTGTATCTTGGAGTTCGTAGGCTTGGATGTGATGATCGATCATGGATTCACAGCTCCAACCTGTATTACATCCTGATAAATTGGCTTTTCCATCTCCATCTGAATCAAAGAGTTTCGCAAGTTCTGGATCTTTCAATTGAGCGATGTTATTAATTCCGTATTGTTCGGCTGTTTTCTTGTCAATTCTGTATCCTTGACTACCTTCAGGAATCAAAAGTCCTGAGACTTCTAATTTTTCAGTTCCACCGGCATTTTCCAAAAAATCGTTATGGGCTGGGTTATAGTAGATCACCGTATAATCTAGGTCATTATTGGCAAGAGAGACATAGATAACAGAGTAATCTAACTCTTTGACTGTATCTATGTTGTAACCGAGTTGTTCTAATCCCAAATTCACTACTTCTGTTTGAAAACTTTCTTCCACAAAACCACTATGGGCTGCTCGCACAGTCACTTGTTCTGGGGGAATATTTTCAGTAGATTGTTGAGTGGGTTGACAAGAGATTAATCCCACTGTTAGAGAGAAAACCGTGGAAATTAATAGAGATTTGGACATCGATATTCTTTTATTCATGTTGCAATACGACTTCTTTCACCATTTCTAGATGTTTGGGTAACTGTTTCTGGTTGTCAAATAGGCGATTGACTCGTGCGTAAGCATTGCCGCGTAGACGGTTGGCGTAGTCAGTGTCGATCGCCTCCACCAAAACGTTGGCTAAGGCTTCTGGATCGCCGGGACGCACCAAATACCCCTCGTGGCGATCGCCGATCATCTCCGGTATGCCAAACACATTGCTACTGACAATTTTCAGCTCAAATGCCATCGCTTCTAACACCACCCTAGGGAAGGACTCCTCAAAGCTGGTACAAACAAATATATCCGTTAAGCCAAAAAAGTCAAACACATAGCGCGTTTCCGGATACATTTTCACATAATCCAACTTCAGCCGCTCTTGCACCTGGCGCAAATAGTCCAGATAGATAATTTCGCGAGTTCCCACAATCAAAAACTCTAGGTTCTTAAACTTTTGGGCGGGATACATCTTCTCTAATTGCTTAATCGCCTCTAGGAAAATATGTTGCCCCTTACGCTCGCAGGTGGTTCCAATCACAGAAATAACGGTTTTTTCCTCAGAAATCCCATATTTTTGCCGCAAATAGGACTTGCTATTACTGCGGCGAAACTCCGCTATTTTCCCTAAATCCATGCCTCCGGGAATCGTGCGAAACCGGCCATGAATGTCCAAATCATGGAAAATTTTCCGGGTGGCATCGGCGACAAAAATTACCCGCGAGGCATTCTGAAAACAACGCTCCAGTACACCGCGCATCACTTGCGGGGGAGAGTCGCCAAAAAAGTTGCGTAAACTGCGCTCAACTGTGCAGCTTTCATGGATATGCCAAATACTGGGTAAGCCAAAAAGTTGCGCCAATTCGATGCCCCAAAACCCGACCATGGTATTGGACATCACCAAATCGAACTCATTCAGCTCTAGGAGTTCGCCCACCTTTTGAAGACGCTGATGGTAGGTTTCTAGGCTATTATCCACCCGTTGCAGATTATCTTCTATCAGTTTGACGGGAATATTTAAGGCTTCGTAATCGTTGCGTAAGGGGCCATCGACCAAGGAAACAACATTAACTTGGCATTCTCCTGACTCGACAAAATGCTTGGCAAAATTATAAGCCATTAAGGGAGCGCCTTCAAGGGCTAAATTATGGGTAACCAGCAGTATTTTAATCCCGGAAATACGACCACTATGGACATAGTGCAGGGGGTTTAAGTCCAGGGTCATCGAGTCGATATTAAGATTGGGGTTAATGTAAGGGTCTTTTCTGCCCTGATATCGTCCCATGAAGTTTAGATGTTCTTTGGGGTTATAATAGTCTCCTCGTGAGGCACTGCCTTGGTGAATGAGGGTGGCTTGGGGGGTATAAACGACGCGCTTACCCACATCTTGGACGCGCAAACAATAGTCCACATCATTGAGTTCTAAGCCTAATTTTTCTTCATCAAATCCCTTCACCTGATGGTAAAGTTCGGTGGAAGTGAGCAAACAGGCTCCGGTTACTGCTGAGACATTTCGGGTGGTGTGGGGATAGAATAAATAGCCTAATTCTTCTTTGCGTAACCCGTGGAATAAATGACCCGCTAATCCGCCATTGGGGCCGATACAAACTCCGGCGTGTTGTAG
The Roseofilum capinflatum BLCC-M114 DNA segment above includes these coding regions:
- the proX gene encoding glycine betaine/L-proline ABC transporter substrate-binding protein ProX, encoding MALTGCSLTRLSRSNLSPSDVTIRSAHGSWLDEIFQTEVVNIGLEQLGYQIAPLKRLEYPGIYLSLANGDLDYSVVYYSPSHDGMLDQAGGEEKIQKLGVFVPIGARGYQIDKKTAEEYGITNLGQLKDRDLAKLFDWDGDGKANLAGCNPGWGCASIINHHIEVYGLQETVEQEQSVYEALLDDGIRRYQEGQSILFYAYNPHWISAMLRPEQDTIWLEVPFTSLPGNDGLTDAETTFNGKNTGFPGGAQEIVINRDFAAAHPVAKRWLEVVQFSLEDISEVSLQIKEGEDTPEKIRLLAEEWVSENQEQFDRWIAEAKAAGE
- the proX gene encoding glycine betaine/L-proline ABC transporter substrate-binding protein ProX translates to MSKSLLISTVFSLTVGLISCQPTQQSTENIPPEQVTVRAAHSGFVEESFQTEVVNLGLEQLGYNIDTVKELDYSVIYVSLANNDLDYTVIYYNPAHNDFLENAGGTEKLEVSGLLIPEGSQGYRIDKKTAEQYGINNIAQLKDPELAKLFDSDGDGKANLSGCNTGWSCESMIDHHIQAYELQDTVEQNRGNFTALLANTIARYQEGKPILYYAYNPHWIFAVLQTDKEVVWLEVPFTSLPGEMSDLTAEETTFNGKNLGFPGSKQNIVVNKTFSENHPIAKRWFEIVQIPLTDMDQVSLRIKEGEDSPEDIRRLAQEWVSENQEQFDRWIAEAKAAGE